Part of the Erwinia amylovora genome is shown below.
GAGGCACCCCTGAGCTTTAGGTCTATAATGTAATGATTGATTGGTAAAGGGATCGTCTTATGAAGTTGTGGAAAAAGCTTACAGCCATTGTCGGCGCACTACTTTCCGTGGCCTGCAGCACCACCCCACCGGCTGGCGTGACGCCGGTAGCAAATTTTGACAGCAAGCGCTATCTCGGCAGCTGGTATGAAATTGCCCGATTTAATCATCCCTTTGAACGCGGACTGGATCACGTCACCGCCAGCTACAGCCAACGCGACGATGGCGGGCTGAAAGTGGTCAATCGCGGCTTTAACCCGAAGAAGCAGCGCTGGCAGGAGAGCACGGGGAAAGCGTATTTCACCGGCCCGAACGATCGCGCGGCGCTAAAAGTGTCCTTCTTCGGGCCATTTTACGCCGGCTACAATGTGATAGCGCTGGATAAAGATTACCAGCATGCGCTGGTTTGTGGGCCAAGTCGTGACTATCTCTGGATATTATCGCGCACGCCACAGCTGGATGAGCAGGTTAAGCAGGGGCTGGTTGAACAGGCGCGGCGGGCCGGGTTCGCGGTGGATAAGCTGATCTGGATCGATCAGCGCCAGGCCTGAGGATGAAGTGACAGGCTGGTGCGGCGCATCAGCCCGTTACCTCATTTACTGGGTGCTTCTCTGAATCGCTTTACCGCCCGCTTCAACATCTTCGCCTACGCCACGCGTGGTGTTGCAGGCCGTGAGCACGGAAGAGAGCACCAGAACAGAAAGCAGAGCAACAAGACTTTTCTTCATAGCCATTTCCTTTTCGTTAGCGTTTAAGCACAGCGTTATAAGCATAGCCATGATCTCTGCGGCTGGCTGGAAAAATGAACACGCTATTTTCAGAAGAATGCACGTTCAGTTTACAGTGCTGCGCGTCCATGCCGGGCCGCGCAGAACGCAGCGGATAGCCATTCTGGATCAGCAGGGAGGAGAGTTAATGCGCCTGTATTCATCGCATGGTGCTTATCCATGCGGTCGTTCCCCCCGCGGTCCATTGATCCGTTTTACCGCTTATACGTTGCAGTAATGACTTTGGAATGCTCCCCCTGAGAAGAGCTAATTTTCACTGTATAACATGGCGTGTGGCACCCGCCATGCCAGACGCTGGTTGAATGAATCCAACGGCATGGTCAGATCCGGACCGCGTTGCGGATCGTGAAAAATAATCGCATCGTTGGGCTTGTCTATCCCGGTCAGCACAGACATATGCCAGCTGCCGGCCGGGGTTTGCCAACCAAACATAATGGGTCCATGGCGACACAAGAGATTGCCGAGTTCATTGGCTGAAAACTGCCTTGATTCCGGTAAACTCACTTCGGCAAGGTTTTCATTTCGCATCAGCCTGAGCACATCTTCACGTTGTTGTAGTCCTTGCGGGCCTGAAGAGTCATAGAGTTCTGGCAGCCCCAGCCGTGGGCCGCTGCTGATGCTATGGCCCAGCATTCTGGTGCAGGCATACCAGCAGCCCATTCGCTCATTCTGTTGAGACACATAAGGTACATGGTTTAAGCGAAAGCCGGCGTTACTGCGAGAGCCGGAACTGCTTCCAGAGTCGTACCCTCTGGACTTTTTACTTTTGCCGAAACATCCGCCAAAAGATGGCGCTGCGGCCGGTAGCTGGGACCAGGGTTTGATGACATCGCCATCGCGGCTTACTTTCTCTGATTGACGAGGCTGGTGCTCGATTACGACAGGGGCGGGGGATGTGAGATGACTGACTTTCACTATTTAGTTACTCTACGTTAGTAATAAATTAGTGAGTGAATTACCGTGTAATAAAGTTCCTTCGCTTTAAGAATTATCGGGGCCTGCTGATCAGGCCCCGTTCGCCCAGCTTATTTTACGCGCGAAACGTATTCGCCAGAACGGGTATCCACTTTAATCACTTCGCCAATCTGCACGAACAGTGGCACTTTCACTACCGCACCGGTAGAGAGAGTCGCTGGCTTTCCACCGGTACCGGCGGTATCACCTTTCAGGCCAGGATCGGTATCAACGATCTCCAGCTCGACGAAGTTCGGTGGCAGAACCTGGATCGGCTTACCGTTCCACAGGGTCACGATACATTCAGCATTGTCGAGCAACCATTTAGCCGCATCGCCCACGGTTTTCGCTTCAACAGGATGCTGTTCGAAGGTTTCCGGGTGCATAAAGTGGTAAAACTCACCGTCGTTGTACAGGTAGTTCAGGTTAGTATCGACCACGTCCGCGCCTTCAGCGGAGTCGGTAGACTTGAAGGTTTTCTCAACGCGGCTGCCGGTCAGCAGGCGACGCATTTTCACGCGTGCGAAAGCCTGGCCTTTGCCCGGTTTAACGAACTCGCTGGATTCGATAGCGTAAGGTTCGCCTTCGAACATGATTTTAAGACCGGGACGGAAATCGTTGCTAGAATAAGTCGCCATAAAGGCCCTCTACAATTTATTACTGGTACTTAGCCAAAAAAATGGCACACATTGTAACCCTAAATACCCCTGTGCGAGAAGAATGGC
Proteins encoded:
- a CDS encoding lipocalin family protein gives rise to the protein MKLWKKLTAIVGALLSVACSTTPPAGVTPVANFDSKRYLGSWYEIARFNHPFERGLDHVTASYSQRDDGGLKVVNRGFNPKKQRWQESTGKAYFTGPNDRAALKVSFFGPFYAGYNVIALDKDYQHALVCGPSRDYLWILSRTPQLDEQVKQGLVEQARRAGFAVDKLIWIDQRQA
- the efp gene encoding elongation factor P; the protein is MATYSSNDFRPGLKIMFEGEPYAIESSEFVKPGKGQAFARVKMRRLLTGSRVEKTFKSTDSAEGADVVDTNLNYLYNDGEFYHFMHPETFEQHPVEAKTVGDAAKWLLDNAECIVTLWNGKPIQVLPPNFVELEIVDTDPGLKGDTAGTGGKPATLSTGAVVKVPLFVQIGEVIKVDTRSGEYVSRVK
- a CDS encoding papain-like cysteine protease family protein: MSQQNERMGCWYACTRMLGHSISSGPRLGLPELYDSSGPQGLQQREDVLRLMRNENLAEVSLPESRQFSANELGNLLCRHGPIMFGWQTPAGSWHMSVLTGIDKPNDAIIFHDPQRGPDLTMPLDSFNQRLAWRVPHAMLYSEN
- a CDS encoding entericidin A/B family lipoprotein encodes the protein MKKSLVALLSVLVLSSVLTACNTTRGVGEDVEAGGKAIQRSTQ